One Theropithecus gelada isolate Dixy chromosome 3, Tgel_1.0, whole genome shotgun sequence genomic window carries:
- the RRP1 gene encoding ribosomal RNA processing protein 1 homolog A isoform X1: protein MVSRLQLPPEIQLAQRLAGNEQVTRDRAVRKLRKYIVARTQRAAGGFTHDELLKVWKGLFYCMWMQDKPLLQEELGRTISQLVHAFQTTEAQHLFLQAFWQTMNREWTGIDRLRLDKFYMLMRMVLNESLKALKMQGWEERQIEELLELLTSEILHPSSQAPHGVKSHFIEIFLEELTKVGAEELTADQNLKFIDPFCRIAARTKDSLVLNNITRGIFETIVEQAPLAIEDLLNELDARDEEAVSDSEESSEGGECGDALSQKRSERPPAGSVCSAEPEAGEQTGDDRDSGGPVLQFDYEAVANRLFEMASRQSTPSQNRKRLYKVIRKLQDLAGGIFPEDEIPEKACRRLLEGRRQKKTKKQKRLLRLQRERGKGEKEPLSLGMERKRSRSRGVGAGPKARAEAGEQPGTAERALLRDQPRGRGQRGARQRRTPRQPAGARAKAANDQEPEKKKKRRE from the exons GTGGTTTTACTCACGACGAGCTGCTGAAGGTGTGGAAAGGACTGTTCTATTGCATGTGGATGCAGGACAAGCCGCTCCTCCAG GAAGAATTAGGAAGGACCATTTCCCAGCTCGTTCATGCTTTTCAGACCACGGAGGCGC AGCACCTGTTCCTTCAGGCCTTCTGGCAGACCATGAATCGTGAGTGGACGGGCATCGACAGGCTGCGCCTGGATAAGTTCTACATG CTCATGAGGATGGTCCTGAACGAGTCCTTGAAGGCTCTGAAGATGCAAGGCTGGGAAGAAAG ACAGATCGAGGAGCTGCTAGAGCTGCTGACGAGCGAGATCCTGCACCCCAGCAGCCAGGCCCCCCACGGGGTGAAGAGCCACTTCATTGAGATCTTCCTGGAGGAGCTGACCAAAGTGGGCGCTGAGGAG CTTACGGCAGACCAGAACCTCAAGTTCATCGACCCCTTCTGCAGAATCGCCGCCCGGACCAAGGA TTCCCTGGTTTTGAACAACATCACTCGAGGCATCTTTGAGACGATTGTGGAGCAGGCCCCGCTTGCCATTGAAGACCTCCTGAATGAACTGGACGCACGGGATGAGGAGGCGGTGTCAGACAGTGAGGAGTCCTCCGAGGGCGGTGAGTGTGGAGATGCGCTGTCCCAGAAGAGGTCTGAAAGGCCGCCTGCAG GCTCTGTCTGCAGTGCTGAACCTGAGGCTGGTGAGCAGACAGGTGACGACAGGGACAGTGGTGGCCCTGTCCTCCAG TTTGACTACGAGGCAGTTGCTAACAGACTGTTTGAAATGGCCAGCCGCCAGAGCACCCCTTCTCAGAACAGGAAGCGTCTCTACAAAGTGATCCGGAA GCTGCAGGACCTGGCAGGAG GCATCTTCCCTGAGGATGAGATCCCGGAGAAGGCCTGCAGGCGTCTGCTTGAAGGGAGGCGGCAGAAGAAGACGAAGAAGCAGAAGCGTCTGCTCAGGTTGCAGCGCGAGAGAG GGAAAGGTGAGAAGGAGCCCCTGAGCCTGGGCatggagaggaagaggagcaggagcAGGGGTGTGGGGGCCGGCCCCAAGGCGCGGGCAGAGGCTGGTGAGCAGCCAGGCACAGCTGAGCGGGCCCTGCTCCGAGATCAGCCCAGGGGCCGTGGCCAGAGAGGAGCTCGCCAGAGGAGGACACCTCGGCAGCCGGCCGGTGCCCGAGCAAAGGCAGCCAATGACCAGGAGccggagaagaagaagaaacgcAGGGAGTGA
- the RRP1 gene encoding ribosomal RNA processing protein 1 homolog A isoform X2, with amino-acid sequence MVSRLQLPPEIQLAQRLAGNEQVTRDRAVRKLRKYIVARTQRAAGGFTHDELLKVWKGLFYCMWMQDKPLLQEELGRTISQLVHAFQTTEAQHLFLQAFWQTMNREWTGIDRLRLDKFYMLMRMVLNESLKALKMQGWEERQIEELLELLTSEILHPSSQAPHGVKSHFIEIFLEELTKVGAEELTADQNLKFIDPFCRIAARTKDSLVLNNITRGIFETIVEQAPLAIEDLLNELDARDEEAVSDSEESSEGGSVCSAEPEAGEQTGDDRDSGGPVLQFDYEAVANRLFEMASRQSTPSQNRKRLYKVIRKLQDLAGGIFPEDEIPEKACRRLLEGRRQKKTKKQKRLLRLQRERGKGEKEPLSLGMERKRSRSRGVGAGPKARAEAGEQPGTAERALLRDQPRGRGQRGARQRRTPRQPAGARAKAANDQEPEKKKKRRE; translated from the exons GTGGTTTTACTCACGACGAGCTGCTGAAGGTGTGGAAAGGACTGTTCTATTGCATGTGGATGCAGGACAAGCCGCTCCTCCAG GAAGAATTAGGAAGGACCATTTCCCAGCTCGTTCATGCTTTTCAGACCACGGAGGCGC AGCACCTGTTCCTTCAGGCCTTCTGGCAGACCATGAATCGTGAGTGGACGGGCATCGACAGGCTGCGCCTGGATAAGTTCTACATG CTCATGAGGATGGTCCTGAACGAGTCCTTGAAGGCTCTGAAGATGCAAGGCTGGGAAGAAAG ACAGATCGAGGAGCTGCTAGAGCTGCTGACGAGCGAGATCCTGCACCCCAGCAGCCAGGCCCCCCACGGGGTGAAGAGCCACTTCATTGAGATCTTCCTGGAGGAGCTGACCAAAGTGGGCGCTGAGGAG CTTACGGCAGACCAGAACCTCAAGTTCATCGACCCCTTCTGCAGAATCGCCGCCCGGACCAAGGA TTCCCTGGTTTTGAACAACATCACTCGAGGCATCTTTGAGACGATTGTGGAGCAGGCCCCGCTTGCCATTGAAGACCTCCTGAATGAACTGGACGCACGGGATGAGGAGGCGGTGTCAGACAGTGAGGAGTCCTCCGAGGGCG GCTCTGTCTGCAGTGCTGAACCTGAGGCTGGTGAGCAGACAGGTGACGACAGGGACAGTGGTGGCCCTGTCCTCCAG TTTGACTACGAGGCAGTTGCTAACAGACTGTTTGAAATGGCCAGCCGCCAGAGCACCCCTTCTCAGAACAGGAAGCGTCTCTACAAAGTGATCCGGAA GCTGCAGGACCTGGCAGGAG GCATCTTCCCTGAGGATGAGATCCCGGAGAAGGCCTGCAGGCGTCTGCTTGAAGGGAGGCGGCAGAAGAAGACGAAGAAGCAGAAGCGTCTGCTCAGGTTGCAGCGCGAGAGAG GGAAAGGTGAGAAGGAGCCCCTGAGCCTGGGCatggagaggaagaggagcaggagcAGGGGTGTGGGGGCCGGCCCCAAGGCGCGGGCAGAGGCTGGTGAGCAGCCAGGCACAGCTGAGCGGGCCCTGCTCCGAGATCAGCCCAGGGGCCGTGGCCAGAGAGGAGCTCGCCAGAGGAGGACACCTCGGCAGCCGGCCGGTGCCCGAGCAAAGGCAGCCAATGACCAGGAGccggagaagaagaagaaacgcAGGGAGTGA